The Anolis carolinensis isolate JA03-04 chromosome 2, rAnoCar3.1.pri, whole genome shotgun sequence genome has a window encoding:
- the mfhas1 gene encoding malignant fibrous histiocytoma-amplified sequence 1, whose protein sequence is MAQTERPEEAVWREESALRARKEEVAAEAVGEVAGKAPPPTEGLVPPQPPASRLSSLALVGRGLEELPEGLCAAVGGELSALSLRRNRLAQLPPPSALRHLVRLSELDLSHNRLRGLRDEGRALALLGGQLRKLNLSHNQLGAESEGALPAGLAHLRCLEELDLSFNRLRRLPERSLAPLQRLRALDVDHNQLGAFPNALLSLGALEELDCSGNRLLRALPEGISALHRLKVLWLSGTGLEALPEGLCRLAALESLMLDGNRLVALPAGFGGLQRLKMLNLSSNLLSDFPAAILALPGLEELYLSRNQLSLLPGGVSQLQQLRTLWLDNNRLRFLPDAVVQLRQLEELVLQGNQIAILPEGFGQLSRVSLWKIKDNPLIQPPYEVCMKGIPYIAAYQKELAHSRPALKPRLKLVLMGLKNAGKTLLRKCLMEEEEESEELGTGRELGKGRGCFMPSLRDPPQPLPPKAQLNRRPIVEQPEPSPMPSLSPKCLLSAEEQDALSDDSPRCPSPKMNGDMCLGRYPLPQPLATPVPHAAGLPKGSKGIEVADWTADAKRGLTFIVYELAGDPSYDVIQPFFLSPGALYVLAVNLSTYAPQCFYPSVGYFLHWLGAKVPHAVVCMVGTHADLCAEREVEEKCLDIHRQIAWQEKCDYEGLQALAQQVDEALGQDFDLRCSSPHVAFYGVSDKNLRRKKAQFQYLLNHRPQILSPVLPVSCWDCCQVRRLREKLLSVAEHRDIFPNLHRVLPRSWQVLEELHFQPRAQQLWLTWWDSARLGLQAGLTEDRLQSALSYLHESGKLLYFEEHLTLREYVFHNLPRLIDILNVFCQRDATVLLQKLLTNTHVDELKANQLHHYVEGFLLHGLLPAHIIRLLLKPHIQSREDLQLILELLEKMGLCYCVNKPKCKPLNGATAWYKFPCYVKNEMPHAEAWINGTNLGGQSFVAEQLEIEYSFPFIFPPGLFARYSVQINSHVVQRSDGKYQIYAYRGKVPVVVSYRPAKGTQHPETLSIASHASLPNIWTAWQAITPLVEELNVLLQEWPGLYYTVHVLCSKCLKRGSPRPHTFPGELLSQPRPEGVTEIICPKNGNERVNVALVYPPSPTVISPCSK, encoded by the coding sequence ATGGCCCAGACGGAGCGCCCGGAGGAGGCCGTCTGGAGAGAGGAGTCCGCTCTGCGCGCCAGGAAGGAGGAGGTGGCGGCGGAGGCGGTGGGCGAGGTGGCGGGCAAGGCTCCTCCGCCGACGGAGGGGCTTGTCCCGCCGCAGCCTCCCGCGTCCCGCTTGTCCTCGCTGGCGCTGGTGGGGCGCGGCCTGGAGGAGCTGCCGGAGGGCCTGTGCGCGGCCGTGGGCGGCGAGCTGAGCGCGCTCTCGCTGCGGCGCAACCGCCTCGCGCAGCTGCCCCCTCCGTCCGCGCTCCGCCACTTGGTCCGCCTGTCCGAGCTGGACCTCAGCCACAACCGCCTGCGGGGCCTGCGCGACGAGGGCCGGGCCCTTGCCCTGCTGGGCGGGCAGCTGCGCAAGCTCAACCTCAGCCACAACCAGCTGGGCGCCGAGAGCGAGGGCGCGCTCCCGGCAGGGCTGGCTCACCTGCGCTGCCTGGAGGAGCTGGACCTCAGCTTCAACCGCCTCAGGCGCCTCCCAGAGAGATCCCTGGCGCCTCTGCAGCGCCTGCGCGCCCTCGACGTGGACCACAACCAGCTGGGCGCCTTCCCCAATGCCCTGCTCTCTTTGGGTGCCCTGGAGGAGCTGGACTGCTCTGGCAACCGCCTCCTCCGCGCCTTGCCCGAAGGCATCTCCGCTTTGCACCGCCTCAAGGTGCTTTGGCTCAGTGGCACCGGCCTGGAAGCGCTCCCCGAAGGCCTGTGTCGCTTGGCTGCCCTGGAGAGCCTCATGCTGGATGGGAACCGCCTTGTTGCCCTCCCGGCCGGCTTTGGCGGCCTCCAACGCCTCAAGATGCTCAACCTCTCTTCCAATTTGTTGTCCGATTTTCCCGCCGCTATTCTGGCCCTTCCCGGTTTGGAGGAACTCTACCTGAGCCGCAACCAGCTCTCCCTGCTCCCCGGCGGAGTGAGCCAGCTGCAGCAACTGCGTACCCTGTGGCTGGATAACAACCGGCTACGCTTCCTGCCGGACGCTGTTGTCCAGCTGCGGCAGCTGGAGGAGTTGGTACTGCAGGGCAACCAGATCGCTATCCTACCAGAGGGATTTGGACAACTAAGCCGGGTCAGCCTCTGGAAGATCAAGGACAACCCCTTGATCCAGCCCCCTTACGAGGTCTGCATGAAGGGCATCCCCTACATCGCAGCCTACCAAAAGGAGCTGGCTCACTCTCGGCCCGCCCTGAAGCCCCGGCTCAAGCTGGTCCTCATGGGGCTCAAGAATGCCGGGAAAACCTTGCTTCGGAAGTGCCtcatggaggaggaagaggagagcgaggagctgggaactgggagGGAACTGGGGAAAGGCAGGGGCTGTTTCATGCCGTCCCTGAGAGACCCGCCTCAACCTCTGCCCCCCAAAGCACAGCTGAACCGCCGTCCCATTGTGGAGCAGCCAGAGCCGTCACCAATGCCCTCTTTGTCCCCTAAATGTCTCCTTTCTGCTGAGGAGCAGGATGCACTCTCTGATGACTCTCCACGGTGCCCGTCCCCCAAAATGAATGGGGACATGTGCTTAGGGCGTTACCCTCTGCCGCAGCCCCTTGCAACCCCAGTTCCGCATGCAGCTGGACTGCCAAAAGGCAGCAAGGGCATCGAGGTGGCGGATTGGACCGCTGATGCTAAGCGGGGCCTGACTTTCATTGTGTATGAGCTGGCGGGAGACCCCAGCTACGATGTCATCCAGCCCTTTTTTCTCTCCCCCGGAGCCCTCTATGTGCTAGCGGTGAACCTGAGCACCTACGCGCCCCAGTGTTTTTATCCTTCAGTGGGCTACTTCCTGCACTGGCTGGGGGCCAAGGTGCCCCACGCTGTGGTGTGCATGGTGGGCACCCATGCGGATTTGTGTGCTGAGCGCGAGGTGGAAGAAAAGTGCTTGGATATCCACCGCCAGATTGCCTGGCAGGAGAAGTGTGACTATGAGGGCCTTCAAGCTTTGGCCCAGCAGGTGGACGAAGCCCTGGGGCAGGATTTTGACTTGCGCTGCTCCAGCCCGCACGTAGCCTTCTATGGGGTGTCGGATAAGAACCTCCGGCGCAAGAAAGCTCAGTTCCAGTACCTGCTCAATCACCGGCCTCAGATCCTCTCCCCGGTGCTGCCTGTGAGCTGCTGGGATTGCTGCCAGGTCCGACGCTTGCGAGAGAAGCTCCTCTCAGTGGCAGAGCACCGGGATATCTTTCCCAACCTGCACCGGGTGCTGCCAAGGTCCTGGCAGGTGCTGGAGGAATTGCACTTCCAGCCACGggctcagcagctgtggttgaccTGGTGGGACTCGGCTAGGCTGGGCCTGCAGGCAGGCCTGACGGAGGACCGTCTCCAGAGTGCCCTCTCCTATTTGCACGAGAGTGGCAAGCTGCTGTACTTTGAGGAGCACCTCACCCTGCGGGAGTATGTCTTCCACAACTTGCCCCGGCTCATTGACATCCTCAACGTTTTCTGCCAGCGCGATGCCACGGTCTTGCTCCAGAAGCTGCTCACCAATACCCATGTCGATGAACTGAAGGCCAACCAACTCCACCACTACGTAGAAGGATTCTTGCTCCATGGACTCCTTCCGGCCCACATTATTCGCTTGCTTCTCAAGCCCCACATCCAGAGCAGAGAGGACCTGCAGCTCATCCTCGAACTGTTGGAAAAGATGGGGCTCTGCTACTGTGTCAATAAGCCCAAGTGCAAGCCCTTAAATGGAGCCACAGCGTGGTACAAGTTCCCCTGCTATGTGAAGAATGAGATGCCCCATGCTGAGGCCTGGATCAATGGGACCAACCTGGGTGGACAGTCTTTTGTGGCTGAGCAGCTGGAGATTGAGTACagctttcctttcattttcccaccTGGGCTGTTTGCCCGCTACAGTGTCCAGATTAACAGTCATGTGGTTCAGCGGTCCGATGGGAAATACCAGATTTATGCCTATCGGGGAAAGGTGCCTGTGGTGGTGAGTTACAGGCCAGCCAAAGGCACCCAGCATCCAGAAACTCTGTCGATTGCTAGTCATGCATCCCTACCAAATATATGGACAGCTTGGCAAGCCATAACCCCACTAGTGGAAGAACTGAATGTACTGCTTCAAGAATGGCCAGGCCTGTACTATACTGTGCATGTCCTCTGTTCCAAGTGCCTTAAAAGAGGGTCACCCCGCCCACACACCTTTCCGG